A stretch of Paenibacillus mucilaginosus 3016 DNA encodes these proteins:
- a CDS encoding family 43 glycosylhydrolase — protein MRNIVRPLSMALVMLWTSAATCFADNPVVRNTYTADPAAMVYNHMVYLYTGHDEASATGTGYVMRDWKVYSSTDMVNWTDRGTPLAVSAFSWAKGDAWAGQVIERNGKFYWYICAEHKTIPGKAIGVAVSDSPTGPFRDALGRALITNDMTKFSGISWDDIDPSVMIDDNGQAYLYWGNTALMYVKLNSDMISYSGSINNVPLTQASFGPTQFTEAPWIHKRNGLYYLSYASGWPEAISYSTSTSPTGPWTYRGVIMAPTGTSGTNHQSIIEFKGQPYFIYHNGALPTGGDYRRSVAIEKFNYNADGTIPTLEQTSTGVNGVKNRLQSYNVPNMFVRHASFDVTIDSNITPAGDQYWQVVPGLANGGSEYVSFQSVYYPGYYLRHSNYDFVLAKNDGTDTFKADATFKKVPGLKDASWTSFQSYNFPARYIRHSGYQLKLDPISTDLEKQDATFRIVN, from the coding sequence ATGAGAAACATAGTCAGACCTCTGTCCATGGCGCTGGTGATGTTATGGACGTCTGCCGCCACATGCTTTGCGGATAACCCCGTAGTCCGGAACACCTATACGGCGGATCCGGCGGCCATGGTATATAACCATATGGTCTACTTGTATACCGGACACGACGAGGCTTCCGCCACCGGCACAGGGTATGTCATGCGGGATTGGAAGGTATATTCCTCCACGGATATGGTGAACTGGACGGATCGGGGAACGCCGCTGGCTGTAAGCGCCTTCAGCTGGGCCAAGGGGGACGCCTGGGCAGGCCAGGTGATCGAGCGCAACGGCAAGTTCTACTGGTACATCTGTGCAGAGCATAAAACTATTCCGGGCAAAGCCATAGGGGTGGCGGTATCGGACAGTCCGACCGGTCCTTTCCGGGATGCTCTGGGACGCGCACTGATCACCAACGATATGACGAAGTTCTCGGGCATCTCCTGGGATGACATCGACCCGAGCGTGATGATCGATGACAACGGACAGGCCTACCTGTACTGGGGGAACACCGCCCTGATGTATGTCAAGCTCAACAGCGATATGATCTCCTACAGCGGTTCGATCAACAATGTTCCCTTGACGCAGGCTTCCTTCGGTCCTACGCAGTTTACGGAAGCGCCTTGGATCCATAAACGCAATGGACTCTATTACTTGTCGTATGCTTCCGGCTGGCCGGAGGCGATCTCCTACTCCACCAGCACCAGCCCGACGGGCCCCTGGACGTACAGAGGGGTCATCATGGCGCCGACGGGAACCAGCGGTACGAATCATCAATCCATCATCGAATTTAAGGGGCAGCCTTATTTCATATACCATAACGGCGCCCTTCCCACAGGCGGCGATTACCGTCGTTCGGTAGCCATCGAGAAATTCAACTACAATGCGGATGGGACCATTCCGACGCTCGAGCAGACCTCCACCGGAGTGAATGGGGTGAAGAACCGGCTGCAGTCCTATAATGTTCCGAATATGTTCGTGCGGCATGCGAGCTTTGATGTCACCATCGATTCGAACATCACGCCTGCCGGCGACCAGTACTGGCAGGTCGTGCCGGGGCTTGCGAATGGAGGCTCGGAATATGTCTCCTTCCAATCGGTCTACTATCCGGGATATTATCTGAGGCATTCCAATTACGATTTTGTCCTGGCGAAAAACGACGGCACGGACACCTTCAAGGCCGATGCGACTTTCAAGAAGGTGCCGGGGCTGAAGGATGCCTCATGGACCTCCTTCCAGTCTTATAACTTCCCTGCGCGCTATATCCGGCACAGCGGCTATCAGCTGAAACTCGATCCGATCAGCACGGATCTGGAGAAGCAGGACGCCACCTTTAGAATCGTGAATTAA
- a CDS encoding DinB family protein, with protein MPSAVTMYQYHAWANQTLLNRISELPSEVYTQEVKSIFPTVAKGMAHIYAVDYTWLEILNGVPMPEALITCRPLEEEAEQLSIQELSERFRLLSERYEAFFRKETDLERTVLLDNPYVTVRETSLAEMVLQVVNHATYHRGNVSAMLRQMGHASTMTEYALFWYMGGAQDTGRAAPAGRAQ; from the coding sequence ATGCCAAGCGCCGTAACGATGTATCAATACCATGCCTGGGCCAACCAAACCCTGCTGAACCGGATCAGCGAGCTGCCTTCCGAGGTATACACGCAGGAAGTGAAAAGTATTTTCCCTACCGTCGCCAAAGGCATGGCCCATATCTATGCTGTCGACTATACCTGGCTGGAGATCCTGAACGGCGTGCCGATGCCGGAAGCTTTGATTACCTGCCGTCCGTTGGAAGAGGAAGCCGAGCAGCTGAGCATCCAGGAGCTCTCGGAACGGTTCAGACTCCTGTCCGAACGGTATGAAGCCTTCTTCCGGAAGGAGACGGACCTGGAACGGACGGTCCTGCTCGATAATCCTTACGTCACCGTGAGGGAAACGAGTTTGGCCGAGATGGTGCTGCAGGTGGTCAATCACGCGACCTATCACCGGGGGAACGTATCGGCCATGCTGCGGCAGATGGGCCACGCCTCGACGATGACGGAATACGCGCTGTTCTGGTATATGGGCGGTGCCCAGGATACCGGGCGGGCAGCTCCGGCAGGCAGAGCCCAGTAA
- a CDS encoding VOC family protein, with amino-acid sequence MALTANMIFVNLPVRDLKKSRAFFEAVGFEFNDQYSDDTAACLVISEQIFAMLLTHEKFLSFSTKEICDTARSSEVILALTAQSKAHVDEIVEKVRQAGGKPAKEPLDYGFMYGWNFEDVDGHHWEVFFMDPSAAQQG; translated from the coding sequence ATGGCACTGACTGCGAACATGATTTTTGTCAATCTTCCCGTTCGGGATCTGAAGAAGTCCAGGGCGTTCTTCGAGGCGGTAGGCTTTGAGTTCAACGACCAATACTCCGATGACACGGCAGCTTGTCTGGTCATCAGCGAGCAGATCTTCGCGATGCTGCTCACACATGAGAAGTTCCTCTCCTTCAGCACCAAAGAAATCTGCGACACGGCCAGAAGCAGCGAAGTGATCCTCGCGCTGACCGCACAAAGCAAAGCCCACGTGGACGAGATTGTTGAGAAGGTGCGTCAGGCGGGAGGCAAGCCGGCCAAGGAGCCGCTTGATTACGGTTTTATGTACGGGTGGAACTTCGAAGATGTGGACGGCCATCATTGGGAAGTCTTCTTCATGGATCCGAGTGCAGCGCAGCAGGGATAA
- a CDS encoding YwqG family protein: protein MNRDEIVKLLDDSGLEAYREAIASWIFPSHQLHLQPAQEEQFPFGSSKVGGRPDLPPDVEWPMWKDYPQSFLAQINLADIPPAHGLPSQGLLSFFYAVQGMFEDSEFYGDPDTCRVIYTPAERLDEMTRRPAPDDLQEEFTLKPNRVDFAPTLSVPPSESAFLESLGLGWNSNRKDFDKYWRTFLKSFNKRQSAGNCIHRFLGHADPIQGDMQFSCEMHTQGLSWEDIRESEAERQRVQQSALGWRLLLQIDSEEEKTGMMWGDVGRVYFWIKEEDLSAQRFDRVVCEMQCC from the coding sequence ATGAACCGTGATGAAATCGTTAAACTGCTTGATGATTCAGGACTTGAGGCATACCGGGAGGCCATCGCTTCCTGGATTTTTCCATCCCATCAGTTACATCTGCAGCCGGCGCAGGAGGAGCAATTCCCGTTTGGCTCGAGCAAGGTGGGCGGCCGTCCCGACCTGCCTCCTGATGTGGAATGGCCGATGTGGAAGGATTACCCCCAGAGCTTCCTTGCCCAAATCAATCTCGCGGACATTCCCCCCGCCCACGGCCTGCCCTCCCAAGGACTGCTGTCCTTCTTTTATGCCGTTCAAGGGATGTTCGAGGACTCGGAGTTCTATGGTGATCCGGATACCTGCCGTGTGATCTATACCCCCGCAGAGCGGCTGGATGAGATGACCCGCCGTCCGGCGCCGGATGATCTCCAAGAGGAATTCACCCTGAAGCCGAACCGGGTGGACTTCGCTCCGACCTTGTCCGTTCCCCCTTCGGAGTCCGCCTTCCTGGAGAGCCTGGGTCTTGGCTGGAACAGCAACCGGAAAGATTTTGACAAGTATTGGAGAACATTCCTGAAAAGCTTCAACAAACGCCAGTCCGCCGGAAACTGCATCCACCGCTTCCTCGGCCATGCCGATCCGATCCAGGGAGATATGCAGTTCAGCTGTGAGATGCATACGCAGGGGCTGTCATGGGAGGACATCCGGGAGTCGGAAGCGGAGCGTCAACGCGTGCAGCAATCCGCGCTGGGCTGGCGCCTGCTGCTGCAGATCGATTCCGAGGAGGAGAAGACGGGCATGATGTGGGGCGACGTCGGACGGGTTTATTTTTGGATCAAAGAGGAGGATTTGTCCGCACAGCGGTTTGACCGGGTGGTATGTGAGATGCAGTGCTGCTGA
- a CDS encoding SDR family NAD(P)-dependent oxidoreductase, whose amino-acid sequence MSGSREETKMEAEPTRRQRRAAIVTGASSGIGKGISLVLARAGYHISTVYKSNELGIQELEQTVKGTYGRQFHAVQGDLSDPAFVERYAAEAIRELGEVHLLVNNAGAGFGKHLFDIGTEEMLAFIHIDFVAPMLLMKHVGRHMKEKGIRGSLINITSTRAERAYPHDSLYGGMKAGLRRAAESIAIELAMHGIRVNNVAPGATEIERGSAAFYDKLGEKIPLRRVGQPEDIGEAVLWLASDAASYITGASLKVDGGLILPGMPEKDDETTKYYGWEPVRTDR is encoded by the coding sequence ATGAGCGGAAGCCGTGAGGAGACCAAAATGGAGGCCGAACCGACCAGAAGACAGCGCAGGGCCGCGATTGTGACCGGAGCCAGCAGCGGGATCGGCAAAGGGATCTCCCTCGTGCTCGCAAGAGCGGGCTATCATATCTCCACCGTGTATAAATCGAATGAACTCGGCATCCAGGAGCTGGAGCAAACGGTAAAGGGGACCTACGGCCGCCAGTTCCATGCGGTGCAGGGGGATTTGTCCGATCCCGCCTTCGTCGAGCGCTATGCGGCGGAAGCGATCCGGGAGCTGGGCGAGGTGCACCTGCTCGTCAATAACGCCGGAGCCGGCTTCGGGAAGCATCTGTTCGATATCGGGACAGAGGAGATGCTCGCGTTCATCCACATCGACTTTGTCGCTCCGATGCTGCTCATGAAGCACGTGGGCCGGCACATGAAGGAGAAAGGCATCCGCGGGAGCCTCATCAACATCACCTCCACCCGGGCCGAGCGGGCCTACCCGCATGACTCCCTGTACGGCGGGATGAAGGCGGGCCTGCGCCGTGCGGCGGAATCGATCGCCATCGAGCTGGCGATGCACGGCATCCGCGTGAACAACGTGGCGCCCGGCGCGACCGAGATCGAGCGCGGCAGCGCCGCGTTTTATGACAAGCTCGGCGAAAAGATCCCGCTGCGGCGGGTCGGCCAGCCGGAGGATATCGGGGAGGCCGTGCTGTGGCTCGCCTCCGATGCGGCCTCCTACATCACGGGCGCCTCGCTCAAGGTCGACGGCGGTCTGATCCTTCCCGGCATGCCGGAGAAGGACGATGAGACGACGAAGTACTACGGCTGGGAGCCGGTCCGCACGGATCGGTAG
- a CDS encoding alpha/beta fold hydrolase: MGVSTVHKVLRAGGAQVHYYVSGQPDRELIVFLHPAFGDHRCFDGQLGHFADNYRVVTVDLLGHGRSQVYDAGLGIESTTGHLLGILAEEGAERCHLVGVSMGALLAQAFAFRHPGKVRSLVSVGGYSIREEHPEIVKAQRAEMLKWLLMGILSMHRFRRYLASVTVIRPEQQEQFYEMACSFTRRSFRVMSGLRHLTGMAPDRPDGPPLLLVCGDRDLPVVKEASIRWQEQEPQSTYVEIEHAGHCANMDAPRTFNEVVTAFLKRGVCG; encoded by the coding sequence ATGGGAGTCTCCACGGTGCATAAGGTGCTGCGCGCAGGAGGGGCGCAGGTTCATTACTATGTCTCGGGCCAGCCGGACCGGGAGCTGATCGTCTTCCTGCATCCGGCCTTCGGGGACCACCGCTGCTTTGACGGGCAGCTGGGCCATTTTGCCGATAACTATCGTGTCGTTACGGTGGACCTGCTCGGCCACGGGCGCAGCCAGGTATACGATGCCGGTCTCGGTATCGAGAGCACGACCGGCCATCTGCTCGGCATCCTGGCCGAAGAGGGCGCGGAGCGCTGCCATCTCGTCGGTGTGTCGATGGGGGCGCTGCTGGCACAGGCCTTCGCCTTCCGCCACCCGGGGAAGGTGCGCTCCCTCGTCTCCGTCGGCGGCTACTCGATCCGCGAGGAGCACCCGGAGATCGTGAAGGCCCAGCGCGCCGAGATGCTCAAATGGCTGCTGATGGGCATCCTCTCCATGCACCGCTTCCGCCGGTATTTGGCTTCCGTCACCGTGATCCGTCCCGAGCAGCAGGAGCAGTTCTATGAGATGGCCTGCTCGTTCACCCGCCGCTCCTTCCGGGTCATGTCCGGCCTGCGCCACCTGACCGGGATGGCTCCGGACCGTCCCGACGGCCCCCCGCTGCTTCTGGTCTGCGGGGACCGGGATCTGCCGGTGGTGAAGGAGGCTTCGATCCGCTGGCAGGAGCAGGAGCCGCAGAGCACCTACGTGGAGATTGAACATGCCGGCCACTGCGCCAATATGGACGCTCCCCGGACGTTTAATGAAGTGGTGACGGCCTTTTTGAAGCGGGGCGTTTGCGGGTAA
- a CDS encoding PadR family transcriptional regulator, with protein sequence MEYVLLGLLALRGQTIYELSKNMKNTVALFYSDSLGGIQAALKKLMDKEWISCIEIVEHGKLKKVYSIEAPGREQLLDWLRSPIPIDKLKDLAVARLFFLGLLPAADRTRVLESYAASLTEMHRHLTALEIQAALMEPEIPEDKRDIYRCQMLSLRYGVDQYAFSAKWYAELLQNMREGGGRSDGSLHGA encoded by the coding sequence TTGGAATATGTCCTGCTCGGACTGCTTGCGCTGCGCGGGCAGACCATCTATGAGCTCAGCAAGAATATGAAAAATACCGTCGCCCTCTTCTACAGCGACAGCCTCGGCGGCATCCAGGCGGCCCTCAAAAAGCTGATGGACAAGGAGTGGATCTCCTGCATTGAGATCGTGGAGCACGGCAAGCTCAAGAAGGTGTACTCCATCGAAGCGCCCGGACGCGAACAGCTGCTGGACTGGCTTCGCTCCCCGATTCCCATCGACAAGCTGAAGGATCTGGCGGTCGCCCGGCTGTTCTTCCTCGGACTTCTTCCCGCAGCGGACCGGACCCGGGTGCTTGAAAGCTATGCGGCGTCGCTCACGGAGATGCACCGGCACCTGACCGCGCTGGAGATCCAGGCGGCTCTGATGGAGCCCGAGATCCCGGAGGACAAACGGGACATCTACCGCTGCCAGATGCTCTCGCTCCGGTACGGCGTCGACCAGTATGCGTTCAGCGCGAAGTGGTATGCGGAACTGCTGCAGAATATGAGAGAGGGGGGCGGCCGCAGCGATGGGAGTCTCCACGGTGCATAA
- a CDS encoding helix-turn-helix transcriptional regulator, with product MAGREAAMRPAEADSRAKLLGDFLKSRRERLQPEQAGITGSFGRRRTPGLRREEVAYLAGVSATYYTWLEQGREVTASREVIGSIGRALQLSGDEMTHLLRLASPEAAEPPAPEEEGFSPEWQRIIDQLAYPSFISNDRTEVLAWNRAASVVIADFASMEPGDRVMMRLLFEDAGLWDRLVNRDEFAAYSAAVFRTYCDKHRSDPWFGETVERLCASSPVFEELWRRHDIQLKKIARISLIAPGAGELAFEIHSFASLNGRTDLHCCVYTPVAGTETESKLMSLLGST from the coding sequence ATGGCAGGCAGGGAAGCGGCGATGAGACCGGCGGAAGCAGACAGCAGGGCGAAGCTTCTGGGGGATTTTCTCAAATCCCGGCGCGAGCGGCTGCAGCCGGAGCAGGCTGGAATTACCGGGTCGTTCGGCAGGCGGAGAACGCCGGGACTCCGCAGGGAGGAGGTGGCCTATCTGGCAGGGGTGAGCGCCACCTATTACACCTGGCTGGAGCAGGGGCGCGAGGTGACGGCCTCGAGGGAGGTCATCGGGAGCATCGGCCGGGCCCTGCAGCTCAGCGGGGATGAGATGACGCACCTCCTGAGGCTGGCCTCCCCGGAGGCCGCAGAGCCTCCCGCCCCCGAAGAAGAGGGCTTCAGCCCCGAGTGGCAGCGCATCATCGACCAGCTGGCGTACCCTTCTTTTATCAGCAATGACCGGACCGAAGTGCTCGCCTGGAACCGGGCGGCCTCCGTGGTGATCGCGGATTTCGCTTCGATGGAGCCGGGCGACCGCGTGATGATGCGGCTGCTCTTCGAGGACGCGGGACTCTGGGACCGCCTGGTCAACCGGGATGAATTCGCAGCGTATTCCGCGGCGGTCTTCCGCACTTACTGCGACAAGCACCGCAGCGACCCGTGGTTCGGGGAGACGGTGGAGAGACTGTGTGCGAGCAGCCCCGTATTCGAGGAGCTGTGGCGCCGGCACGACATCCAGCTGAAGAAAATCGCCCGGATCAGCCTGATCGCCCCCGGGGCAGGGGAGCTTGCGTTTGAGATCCACTCTTTTGCCAGCCTCAATGGGAGAACGGACCTCCACTGCTGTGTGTATACGCCGGTCGCCGGAACAGAGACGGAGTCGAAGCTGATGAGCCTGCTGGGCAGTACCTGA
- a CDS encoding quinone oxidoreductase family protein: protein MKSMVIDRPMGADELVVKELPDLQPPPGRLAVDVVYAGVGYVDVLLRRGAFGDLVPLPAVPGLEVSGYVRAVGAGVQGFRVGQPVAAMTLTELGGYASIAVTRPELTVPLDGPLGSLDLCTAAASIVNLTTAYMALGQVARLRQGDHVLVHGAAGGLGSFIGQMARHFGAGRVYGTVGSAQKLELASSLGYDELFLREGFAEELRSKDGFRGLDLVLDPVGGEMRRASQELLRPLGQLVVLGNASGAEDVPQSMLEAWLANRSLTGFSIGGYSQYAPSEVGEAAKAALHLLADGVIRSEVFGVYPLEKASEAHELLETKNTVGKLVLQISG, encoded by the coding sequence ATGAAAAGCATGGTAATTGACCGGCCTATGGGCGCAGATGAGCTGGTGGTGAAGGAGCTGCCGGATCTGCAGCCGCCTCCGGGAAGACTGGCGGTGGACGTCGTGTATGCAGGCGTAGGGTATGTGGATGTCCTGCTCCGGCGGGGAGCCTTCGGTGATCTGGTGCCGCTGCCGGCCGTACCGGGCCTGGAAGTGTCCGGTTATGTCCGGGCCGTCGGGGCCGGCGTGCAGGGGTTCCGCGTGGGGCAGCCGGTGGCTGCCATGACCTTGACCGAACTCGGGGGCTACGCTTCCATCGCCGTCACCCGGCCGGAGCTTACGGTCCCGCTCGACGGGCCGCTCGGCAGTCTGGATCTGTGCACCGCCGCAGCGAGCATTGTGAACCTGACGACCGCGTATATGGCACTCGGGCAGGTGGCGAGGCTGCGGCAGGGGGATCACGTGCTGGTCCATGGCGCAGCAGGGGGACTCGGGAGCTTCATCGGACAGATGGCGAGACATTTCGGCGCCGGCCGGGTCTACGGTACGGTAGGAAGTGCGCAGAAGCTGGAGCTGGCCTCCTCTCTTGGCTACGACGAGCTGTTCCTGCGGGAAGGCTTCGCGGAAGAGCTGCGCAGCAAGGACGGCTTCCGCGGCCTGGATCTGGTGCTGGACCCTGTAGGCGGTGAGATGCGCCGGGCGAGCCAGGAGCTGCTGCGCCCGCTCGGCCAGCTGGTGGTCCTGGGCAATGCCAGCGGGGCGGAGGACGTCCCGCAGTCAATGCTGGAGGCTTGGCTGGCGAACCGGTCGCTGACCGGTTTCAGCATCGGCGGCTACAGCCAGTACGCTCCGTCGGAGGTGGGAGAGGCGGCGAAGGCGGCGCTTCACCTGCTGGCGGACGGCGTGATCCGTTCGGAGGTGTTCGGCGTGTACCCCCTCGAGAAGGCCTCCGAGGCTCATGAGCTGCTTGAGACGAAGAACACGGTGGGTAAGCTGGTGCTGCAGATTTCCGGGTGA
- a CDS encoding acetyltransferase translates to MTIDIIAYQEKFHDQLVDIWYRAVRQTHAFLTEEDMEFYHGIVRGGALREVEIWVALRDHREPVGFIGLDGSKIEMLFIDPSYHGQGIGSGLIRHAESLKGGTLQVDVNEQNEGASSFYKRYGFVQKGRSELDGAGRPYPLLHLQWKKDSMNEYDDEPNSSSLTASDGAE, encoded by the coding sequence ATGACAATCGACATTATCGCTTATCAAGAGAAATTCCATGATCAGCTCGTGGATATCTGGTACCGGGCGGTCCGGCAGACACATGCCTTTTTGACTGAAGAGGATATGGAGTTTTACCACGGAATCGTTCGGGGCGGTGCCCTGCGAGAGGTTGAAATCTGGGTAGCACTGAGGGATCATCGGGAGCCGGTCGGATTCATCGGGCTGGACGGAAGCAAGATCGAGATGCTGTTCATCGATCCGTCATATCACGGACAGGGGATTGGGAGCGGGCTGATCCGGCATGCCGAGAGCCTGAAAGGCGGCACGCTCCAAGTGGATGTGAACGAACAGAACGAGGGAGCATCTTCGTTTTACAAGCGGTATGGATTCGTACAGAAGGGCCGCTCCGAGCTCGACGGGGCCGGCCGGCCGTATCCCCTTCTTCATCTTCAGTGGAAAAAGGATTCTATGAACGAGTACGACGATGAACCAAACTCATCATCTTTGACGGCATCGGATGGAGCCGAATGA